The Mycobacterium avium subsp. avium genomic sequence ATCGCGAGCAGGCGGAGCGGGTGCTCGACCGCCTCCGCGGCCGCTGGGCTGAGCTCGGCGAGCCGGTCGGCTTCAGCGCCGGGATCGCCGCCGGCGCGCAGGATCTGATGCGCCTGGCCGACGAGCACATGTACGCCAACAAGCGTTCCCGCGATCTGTCGGCCGACTGAGCCGCGGCTAGGCTCGGTACAGGCCTCGATAAGGACCCGGAAAGGTACGCGATGCTGACAGCGTTCGGATTCGAATCCCTGGGTGTGGTGGTCGGCGACATGTATTTCATCGACCCCGATCCGCTGGAAGGTCAGGAGACTCCGGAACGGGGCGTCAGGCTGGAACTGCGGCTGGTGGACCGCGACGAGCCGCAGGGTTCGATCTACGCCGGCGTCCCGATCACCTTCGGCCGCCCGGTGTGGCGGGTCGACCTGTTCGGCTCCACCGAGAGCCCGCCCGGGACGCTGGACCGGGCCCATCACCATCCGCGTTTCAACGGCTGGGAACCCAGCCGCCGCCACTTCGTTCCCGAGCTCTCGGCCGACCCGCTGTCCTGGCTGGCGGGGCAGCTCGCCGACCCGGCCGCGGTGCTGGCCCGGGCCGGCGTCGACCCCGACGAGGTCAGCCGGGCCGACCAGTCGGGGCTGGCGGCCGCGGCCCCCGAGATCGTCGCCGCGGTGAAACGGTTGCTGGACGGCGTGCGGGACGGGACGTTGGCGCCGGCACCGGAAAAACCGGTTGCCGCCGCCCGCACCGGCTGGCTGTAGCGCGTTGCGTTAGCGTCGTCGGCGTGACTGTGAAAAACATCCCGCTGACCACACTCGACGGCCGGCCCACCACGCTGGCCGAATTGTCCGACGGCGCAACGCTGGTCGTCAACGTCGCCTCCAAATGCGGGCTGACTCCGCAATACACGGCCCTGGAGAAGCTGGCCGAGGACTACGCCGCGCGCGGCCTGACCGTCGTGGGGGTGCCGTGCAACCAGTTCATGGGTCAGGAGCCCGGCACGCCCGAGGAGATCCGGGAGTTCTGCTCGACCAACTACGGTGTGACGTTCCCGCTGCTGGCCAAGACCGACGTCAACGGCGACGACCGGCACCCGCTGTACGCCGAGCTGACCAAGGCCGCCGACTCCGACGGCCGGGCCGGGGACATCCAGTGGAACTTCGAGAAGTTCCTCATCTCCCCCGACGGTGAGGTGGTGCGCCGCTTCCGGCCCCGCACCGAACCCGACGCGCCCGAGGTGATCAGCGCCATCGAGGCCGTGCTGCCCCGCTAGCGCGGCGTTCGGCCGGTGCGCCCGCTAGGCGAGCATCGGGTCGATCGCGGAACGCGGCACCAGGACCTGAGGGGCGCCCGCCGAGTCGGGCAGCAGACGACCCTGGTCGAAGAAGAAGATCACGCCGTCGTTGGTGATGGCGAAGCTCTGATAGTTCGCCGGGTCGTAGGCGGCGGCCGACGCTACGGTCACCGGCGGTGCCGTGGGCGTGGGGCTCGCCGGCTGGTTGGCCGGCGGTGCCGGCTGGTTCGGGTTCGCCGGGGGTGCGGTCTGCTTCTGCAGCTCGCTCTGCACGATCGGCGCGACGGTCGCCAGCGGGTCGTCGACGCGCCACA encodes the following:
- a CDS encoding glutathione peroxidase, which translates into the protein MTVKNIPLTTLDGRPTTLAELSDGATLVVNVASKCGLTPQYTALEKLAEDYAARGLTVVGVPCNQFMGQEPGTPEEIREFCSTNYGVTFPLLAKTDVNGDDRHPLYAELTKAADSDGRAGDIQWNFEKFLISPDGEVVRRFRPRTEPDAPEVISAIEAVLPR